One genomic segment of Alphaproteobacteria bacterium includes these proteins:
- a CDS encoding sensor domain-containing diguanylate cyclase: MLAPALPPDDDERLRLLADLAILDSPPEEQFDRIVRLAKKMFDVPIALVSLVDANRQWFKACIGLPVRETGRDVSFCGHAILGDEIFVVEDTYDDPRFADNPLVIGAPFIRFYAGQPLRVAGGLKIGTLCIIDTAPRDFPAEDRAALRDLAAVLERELAAMHLATVDELTGLTNRRGFAAQGQKAFSLARRLKLPMAAIAFDLDKFKAINDTYGHATGDAALRVFADALRRSVRDADVTARLGGDEFAALLIDCPADRIDAVIARIRTLIVARVTETGFPAAIEFSAGFAAIDADAAADFDAAMAQADAEMYRRKNARKAARGA, encoded by the coding sequence TTGCTCGCCCCCGCTTTGCCCCCCGACGACGACGAACGCCTGCGGCTTTTGGCCGATCTGGCGATCCTCGACTCGCCGCCCGAAGAGCAATTCGACCGCATCGTGCGGCTCGCCAAAAAGATGTTCGACGTGCCGATCGCGCTGGTGAGCTTGGTCGACGCGAACCGGCAATGGTTCAAGGCCTGTATCGGCCTGCCGGTGCGCGAAACCGGGCGCGACGTGTCGTTTTGCGGCCACGCGATTTTGGGCGACGAGATTTTCGTGGTCGAAGACACTTACGATGATCCGCGCTTCGCCGATAATCCGCTGGTGATCGGCGCGCCGTTCATCCGCTTCTATGCGGGCCAGCCGCTGCGCGTCGCGGGCGGCCTTAAGATCGGCACGCTTTGTATCATCGATACCGCACCGCGCGATTTCCCCGCCGAAGATCGCGCGGCGCTACGCGATCTTGCCGCCGTGCTGGAACGCGAACTGGCGGCGATGCATTTAGCGACGGTCGACGAGTTGACCGGCTTGACGAACCGGCGCGGCTTCGCGGCGCAAGGCCAAAAGGCGTTTAGCCTGGCGCGGCGCTTGAAGCTGCCGATGGCCGCAATCGCCTTCGACCTCGACAAGTTCAAAGCGATCAACGACACCTACGGTCACGCGACCGGCGATGCGGCGTTGCGCGTGTTCGCCGACGCGCTGCGCCGTTCGGTGCGCGATGCCGACGTAACGGCAAGGCTGGGCGGCGACGAGTTCGCGGCGTTGCTGATCGATTGTCCGGCCGACCGGATCGACGCGGTGATCGCGCGCATCCGGACGCTTATCGTCGCGCGCGTCACGGAAACGGGTTTCCCCGCCGCCATCGAATTCAGCGCGGGCTTCGCCGCGATCGACGCCGATGCCGCCGCGGATTTCGACGCGGCGATGGCGCAAGCCGATGCGGAAATGTACCGGCGGAAAAACGCGCGCAAAGCCGCGCGCGGCGCTTAG
- a CDS encoding cache domain-containing protein: MRISTKLAVIPALALIGMAIVAGTALTVFNSQMRDDAGRRSQAIVDAAVSIVAKFETDAKEGRLAVDAAKAGALAALKALRYGDNDYVWVQDGAPNVIMHPFRPDLDGKSVAEVKDPTGKFLFREFATKVREAGAGFVPYLWPKPGFEKPVEKISFVRGFQPWGWIVGSGVYVDDIQAELIRKAMILGAILIVAGGVIFAIGFVLSRSIARPLNAKVALIGEVADGKLDVTVPDTDRPDEIGELARALAVFVEKGRAQRKLEQAAEAEREAKARRQAAVEQLTADFNTAVSSVLQTLSAAADEMQATSKTMTDTADTTRSQAETVSRAATASSENLATVAGATEEMLATVREIGRQVEDATKIAADAVGETEKTDRIVAGLVDAAAQIGDVVKLINDIAGQTNLLALNATIEAARAGEAGKGFAVVASEVKNLANQTSKATEEIAAKIKAVQSATGEASSSLANVSKIIGQVSQISSAIAAAVEEQGATTQDIVRNVQHASDSTRSVTASIDHVSQAAAETGSAAGEVLNAASDLSKQASELRSEVEEFLDSMRNAGERRMFERHDCNVACRIEYAGRTNDAKLLNVSSAGALVDGALDAPIGTQLRVTPVGFAEALIGRVVRRNADGVGISLNQNEAVRRVVSALVAKQAA, encoded by the coding sequence ATGCGCATCTCGACCAAACTCGCCGTCATCCCCGCACTCGCTTTGATCGGCATGGCGATCGTCGCGGGCACGGCGCTGACGGTGTTCAACAGCCAGATGCGCGACGACGCGGGCCGCCGCAGCCAGGCGATCGTCGACGCGGCGGTGTCGATCGTCGCGAAATTCGAGACGGACGCGAAGGAAGGCCGCTTGGCCGTCGACGCCGCGAAGGCGGGCGCGCTGGCCGCGCTGAAGGCGTTGCGCTACGGCGACAACGACTATGTCTGGGTGCAGGATGGCGCGCCAAACGTCATCATGCATCCCTTCCGCCCCGATCTCGACGGCAAGAGCGTGGCCGAGGTTAAGGACCCGACCGGCAAGTTCCTGTTCCGCGAATTCGCGACCAAGGTGCGCGAAGCGGGGGCGGGGTTCGTGCCGTATCTGTGGCCCAAGCCCGGCTTCGAGAAGCCGGTCGAGAAGATCTCCTTCGTGCGCGGCTTCCAGCCCTGGGGCTGGATCGTCGGCTCGGGCGTCTATGTCGACGACATTCAGGCCGAACTGATCCGCAAGGCGATGATCCTGGGCGCCATCCTGATCGTCGCGGGCGGCGTCATTTTCGCGATCGGCTTCGTGCTGTCGCGCTCGATCGCGCGCCCGTTGAACGCCAAAGTCGCGCTGATCGGCGAAGTCGCCGACGGCAAGCTCGACGTGACCGTGCCGGACACCGATCGTCCGGACGAGATCGGCGAATTGGCGCGCGCTTTGGCCGTGTTCGTCGAGAAGGGCCGCGCGCAGCGCAAGCTCGAACAGGCGGCGGAAGCCGAACGCGAAGCCAAAGCGCGCCGCCAAGCCGCGGTCGAGCAATTGACGGCGGATTTCAACACCGCCGTGTCGAGCGTGCTGCAAACCTTGTCGGCCGCGGCCGACGAAATGCAGGCGACGTCCAAGACGATGACCGACACCGCCGACACGACGCGCAGCCAAGCCGAAACCGTGTCGCGCGCGGCGACCGCGTCGTCGGAAAATCTCGCGACCGTCGCGGGCGCGACCGAGGAAATGCTGGCGACCGTGCGCGAAATCGGCCGCCAGGTCGAAGACGCGACCAAGATCGCCGCCGACGCCGTGGGTGAGACCGAAAAGACCGACCGTATCGTTGCGGGGCTGGTCGATGCGGCCGCCCAGATCGGCGACGTGGTGAAGCTCATCAACGACATCGCGGGCCAGACGAATCTGCTGGCGCTCAACGCCACGATCGAAGCCGCGCGCGCGGGCGAAGCGGGCAAGGGCTTCGCGGTCGTCGCGTCGGAGGTCAAGAACCTCGCCAACCAGACATCCAAGGCGACCGAGGAAATCGCGGCGAAGATCAAGGCCGTGCAAAGCGCCACGGGCGAGGCGAGCTCGTCGCTCGCCAACGTGTCCAAGATCATCGGGCAGGTCAGCCAGATCTCGTCCGCCATCGCCGCCGCCGTCGAGGAGCAGGGCGCGACGACGCAAGACATCGTGCGCAACGTCCAGCACGCCAGCGATTCGACCCGCTCGGTCACCGCGTCGATCGATCACGTCTCGCAAGCCGCCGCCGAAACCGGCTCGGCCGCCGGCGAAGTGCTGAATGCGGCAAGCGATCTGTCGAAACAGGCCAGCGAGCTGCGTAGCGAGGTCGAAGAATTCCTCGACTCGATGCGCAACGCGGGCGAACGGCGCATGTTCGAGCGTCACGATTGCAACGTCGCGTGCCGCATCGAATATGCCGGCCGCACGAATGACGCCAAGCTGCTCAACGTCTCCAGCGCCGGTGCGTTGGTCGACGGCGCGCTGGATGCGCCGATCGGCACCCAATTGCGGGTGACGCCGGTGGGTTTCGCCGAAGCGCTGATCGGGCGCGTCGTGCGCCGCAATGCGGATGGTGTGGGCATCAGCCTCAACCAGAACGAAGCCGTCCGGCGCGTGGTCTCGGCGCTGGTCGCCAAGCAGGCGGCGTGA